From Aegilops tauschii subsp. strangulata cultivar AL8/78 chromosome 5, Aet v6.0, whole genome shotgun sequence:
GGCGTGTGGGCGGGTGTTGCTCTCATCACACGTGTGGACGTTACAAGCGTCCTAGATCTATGCGTTTTTtcgcaaaagaaaagaaaaagaaaaatatcaAAGATACAAAGTAAGAGAAATGAGCCTAGCTCAACAAGACTTAAGTCTCCACAAAAGAAGCAACTATCGGCGAATCGTAAACGCATAAAAATAGGGCATAAAAAGAAGAGCGGCACAGCAAGACGTGCATGCGCTTTTAGTGTGTTGTTTGTATCTGATCAATGTATATATATCCAAAATAAAAATAGTATGGGTTCTGGGGTTCTTTCCGTTGGGCTAAGAGGTTGAAGTAACACCTTCGTTTGGAGTGGACGGACTCCAAACGATTATTACCTTATCGTCACTCATTGTCAATCCAAGCCGTTCGTTTCTGATCAACTGAAACGGAAAAGACTTCCAGTCACCTTACGCATAGTTTATGCCTAGTTTGGCAACACGGTTTTTATACATCTCAATATTTCAATGTATGGACACGGAATACTTTAACTTTTTTTTGCGAGGGAAAGGAGAATTCATTAATTAAGCTGCAGCCATGTCTGCATTACATAGGTCCGGAACCTCGTTCGGACCGGATCGAAGCTACACCGCAGTGCGCTTCTTTATTTGGCAAAGTTTGTTAAAAAGTGACTAACATCGTTTTGTTCTCGCCTCATAAGCTTAACTAAGAATTCACTACGTTCCTGAAGACACGAATTAATCTCACGGATCAACATCATATGCTTCGACTGGTTGCCATTACCTCCCTCGATCAGTTTTGTCACTTCCGCGCAGTCCGTTTGAATCACAAAAGGCAGCTCAGACCACTGGGTAGCGAGGGAGACGCCTTCTGAACATGCAGCAAGTTCAGACTCGAGCGGTGATGCACACTGCCTTAGCTCACGACAAGACAAAAAATAATATCTCCATGTTCATCTCGGAGGACCATGCCAGCTCCTGCAGTCCCCtctttagagcatctccaacagccgtgCCAAAAAGCGCGCGTGCGGGGTAAACCGAGTTTTTAGCGCGCGTGGGACGTTTCGGCGCGCTCCAGCGGTGGCGGGAAAGTCGTGCGCACGGGAACAGTTTGCGCGCGCGCGAAAAGGCGGCAGGTCGCGCGCTATTTTTGGCGTACCGCTTCCGGCGCGCCTATAAAATGCGGCGCTCGCCACGCGTCTATTCCACAcacttctcttcctcttccgctgcCACGCGCGCCTCCACCGCTTCCTCGGTTGCTTCCGCTGCCACGCGCGCCACCGCTCCAGCGCCCCGCCATCgacgcgccaccatgccgccgcgccgccgaggAGCGTCGGGCTACCGCGGCGTCCGCCAGCGCCCAACGGCGGGTTCTACGCCGAGATACGGTCCGGCCAACTCCGGCTCGGCCTCGGCACCTTCGAGACGGCGCACGAGGCCGCCTGCGCGTACGACGCCGCGGCGTGGCGCCTAGGCAGGCCGCGCCCGCAGAAGAACTTCCACGACGTCCACACCCTCCAGCAGGCGCTGGacgtcgccccgccgcctcgtctTCGCACGGCACAAGACCGTGCGGAGCATGCTGAgcggcagcgccgcctcctcgtcgcccaTGAGGACGAGCGGACCATGGCGGAGTGGCGCCGACGCCACCCGGAGGACGTCACCTACGAGCAAGCCTACTGGGCAAGGCGCCGCGAGGACACGCAAAGGCGCCGCGACGAGCGGTTGGATAGGCGTCGGCGAAAGGCTCTGGCGATATCGCAGGGCGACATCGTTCAAAATGGTGGGCAGTCGATCTTTTCGGCTGATGATGACCGTTGGTTGGACATGTGGATCGATACCTCGGACCAGACCAGCGAGGATGGCGGCGATGACGATGACGACTGGGAGTAGGCTGTAGTTGCGTATGTAGTTGCACCATCTAGTAGTTTTTTTTTATGTCGTTGCACTATTTAGTAGTAGTTTttctatctatctatgctatgGAACTATGTAAAATATCTATGTATCTTTTTTTTATCTATGAATTTTATTTATCGTTTTATTAAAAAATGTACGCAATATTTAGCGCGCGCTGCATTTTAGTGCGGCCGCTGGAGCTACGCACGCGCGCTCAATTTTGACGCGTCTGCTGAAGCCACCGCTGTCGGCCGCGCCAAACCAGGCGAACGGCGCGCGCCAAATGCGTTTTTTGCGCGCGGCGCGttgcgcggctgttggagatgctcttagcagAGAAGGACCCGTCTATGTTGAGCGCTGCCCAGCCGGCCGGCGGTGCCTCCCATTTTAGTGCTGGTGGCTTTTCCTGCTGTACATATGATAACAATTTCCTGCTGGGCAGTGGCGCAGCCACCATCTTTCCTTTGATATGATCTCCATGAGGGTACGCCTGGACGGCCAGCAATGAGTTGATGTAGCTGCTTAGGAATCTGGTCAAGGCTTCAACCGGCGGTGGTCGTTTGTCGTGGACGATCTCATTTCTCACATGTTTTAGGCTAAGCCACTTTTTATGCTACTGATTATAGCATCCAAATGAACCCACTTAAGTGTTGATTTAGAGGATTGTACCTGTTGCTTTGACGAAAATCATAACCATATCCAAATAGTGTTGTTCCTTTCTCGTATCCACAGTCAAGGAGCATATCAATCATATCATGGAAATGATACACCATAGTCAGATGCAGTAGCTCTACAAACTGAAGTTAAGAGAGATGGGGCACAAATCAGATCACAAAAATTATGCTCTTTGCAACAACTGGTTAAATCAGAGACGGCAATTAATTCAGAAAGGGAATTCGCTTCTTGAATAATGATTTGAATTACATGATTAAATACCCTCTATGAGGGATTAGCCATCCCATGAATTCTTGAAGTGAACTCATTCGGTATCAGCAGCTAAGATACCATTTTTAAGTCAAATTCCCTTTCCAATATTTCTACAATACAAAAAATGTTTATTTTCGTTTCGAACTCAGCAGTTACGGAATTAATTCCACCTGAAATCAACGTCAAAATGTTTAAGTACCAAGAGCAATCAAGTAGGATAAGCATCAGTTTCACCGATGGATTAATTGTTCGAACACAAATCTTGTTGATATGACATGCAGGTACGTTAGCAACTTGGCATGTATTATCACTGTCTCAATGCTCCATTTTCAGCTACCAGTTCTAGCCCAGTGATTCCTCATATACTGCATAGATCATTTGACTGAACATTTCATGAGCGAAAGCATGACTTCATTCCTTGAAGTTAAGAGAATATAAATACAAATTTGATGGACTATAATAGCTCCGGCTCAGTATTTTTTTTCCTGTGGTAAGCAACCATGGTCCACATAAATCCATTTTTTTCATCCTAGTCGGTCCACAATCTAAATGCAATGTGCAGTCCATATGTACCAAATGCCTGTCCCTATCCTGTTATCTATTCTCCAAGAGCACTAGTAAGTAAAAGGACAAGAAAGCTCTCCATACGACAGTACGAAACGGATATCCATCACTGATCCCTCTATCTCTATATGTCCACTTCCTCTTCTCCCTTCCCATTTGCCCCAATTAACAGACACCAAGTGTCACAAGAATCGCCCCCAAAAAACTCCCACCGGCCATGCTCACAGAAAggggcaaaaaaaaaaaaactatcGCCAGTGTACAGTTCATCGAACGAACGGAAGAAAAGATCTACCATTGAACTCCATTCACTGAACTAGCAACCATAAGCTCACTCACCCAGGAAGGATCGAGAACGTCGATGGCGAAGAGGCCATGATCGTCGCCCGGCACCACAATCTCCACATCGTCGTCCAACGACTCCACATACCCTGCGCGAGAAACCACCAGCAGAGAGAAGCCACCTCAATGAATCAACCACCAGCAGTGCAACGAAACGTTTCATCGAACAGCTGGAGACCACGGACAACCCACCGGTTTTGGCGTTGTAGAGCGACCAGAGGAACTTCTTGAACTCGAGGTCGGCGAGGAGGATGCGCACCCAGACCCGGAGGTCGAACTTGGGGTCGGACCGCCGCCGCGCGTGCAGCACCGACCCGCCCATCCCGGACACGAGCAGCACCGGCTCGCGCACCCCCTCCTCCTCGccccccgccgcgccgccgccccctctccgggaccgacagcgccgccgccgcctgcggccgtggaggcggaggcggaggtggcggcGGAGCACGCGGAGCCGCATCCGGAGGACGGCGCCGAGCATGGTGGTGCCTGCCTGCCGCTGCCAGTGTTCGCGCTCCCGGTGCGCCGGCCATGGGCCATGGGGGCGCTAATAAACGGCTAATAAAATAACGGTGCCGTTCTCTCGCAGCAACGCCCGGTCAGCCCGGGTGGACCCGACGGTTCGCGTGTGCCGAGCGAGGATCCACGACGGGTGGTTCGATCGATACCATAGAATATTCTCTAAAAAAAATAAGATCGATACAATAGAAAAAAAATAATACCATACCGCCGGAGGAGATAAGGTGGATCCGATTTAAAAGAACGGGACGGCCCTCCTGCTACGCGTCCGGCATGGACGCAAACAGCATCGAGAAAATGTGTACAGTATATTTATAAACCCCCTAAAAAAAGTGTACAGTATTCGAATGTATATAGAAAAATGTTGTATAAATTAATTCGATGGGGGATGTGCTATACATTAGCACAAAGCATTTTTATTTTTTGGCATCCAAGTATGGTTAAAAAAATCCAGTACAAAAGATGATTATCGAGAAAAGGTTGAGCACTTGCACGTCAGCTTCATTAACAATTTGACAATTCGAAGCAACCGGCTTAGAAAACGAATTAATCTTAATGATATTTGGCAGcggttttttttttcaaaacgtTTTGCAGCGTTTTTTCTCCTCATAAGATAGGAATCTCAGTTTCAGAAGCAACCAACTTAGAGAACGAATTAATCTTAGTGTTGTTTGGCAGTGTCTTTTCTCTTCATAGTTGAGGAATTTTAATTTCTGAATTCTATACTCATACAGTCGACATAGGAAATTTTTATACCACAAAAAGGAACTCATACAAGATAATCTGCATCACAAAAATTTCTAGGATGCGTACAAGATATGAATTCTTAATAGCAtctcaaatcacaaaataaaacAACTAAATCTAATGTATAATTTCAAAACTGATACGAGATGAAAATCAAGAGAAATTAGTATACTGTGATGTGCTAACCTGCTAGTGTTGTTGGCTGAACCAGTTTAGTACGTTGCGTCGTCAACTCGCCGTATGAATCAGATTGTGAGAAGCAGAGTAGGCAGTAGGGTATCAGAGTTAGACGGGCGGCAAGGGCacacagcggcggcggcgacggctaaTCTCTACCCAGGTACACGCTAATTACGAACAAAAAAAGGAGTCCCAAAGACTAGAGGCCTGTTCGGAGTCCCTCCGGCTCCATGACTCCGCTCCCGGAGCGAACGGAGCAGTAGATTAAAATGTTGGAGCGAGCAAACAATAGCTCCGTAGATCCTGGTATTTCAAGGAGCGCTGGTTTGCCGAACGGGCCCTAGATCGGAGGTTACGTTGTCAACTGGCCGCTAGTGGGCTTTTACTATGggctttggggggggggggcaactaCGTTGTACGTGCGATTATGGGCTCGTTGCTTGTACGTCTCCAACTATATCGCTCGATCCTtgggggtgttggggaacgtagtaattttaaaaaattcctacgcacacgcaagatcatggtgatgcatagcaacgagaggggagagtgtcgtctacgtaccctcgtagaccgaaagcggaagcgttagcacaacgcggttgatgtagccgtacgtcttcacgatccgaccgatcaagtaccgaacgcacggcacctccgagttctgcacacgttcaattcgatgacgtccctcgaactccgaaccagccgagctttgagggagagttccgtcagcacgacagcgtggtgacgatgatgatgttctaccgacgcagggcttcgcctaagcaccgctacgatataattgagatggattatggtggaggggggcaccgcacacggctaagagatcaagagatcaattgttgtgtctccaaggggtgccccctgttgggatcgtagcagaaattaaaattttctacgcatcaccaagatcaatctatggagtttactagcaacgagaggggaggagtgcatctacatacccttgtagatcacgagcggacgcgttcaagagaacggggttgatggagtcgtactcgtcgtgatccaaatcaccgatgatccaagcgccgaacggacggcacctccgcgttcaacacacgtacggagcggtgatgcctcccacgccttgatccagcaaggag
This genomic window contains:
- the LOC109762085 gene encoding phospholipase A(1) LCAT3 isoform X1: MLGAVLRMRLRVLRRHLRLRLHGRRRRRRCRSRRGGGGAAGGEEEGVREPVLLVSGMGGSVLHARRRSDPKFDLRVWVRILLADLEFKKFLWSLYNAKTGYVESLDDDVEIVVPGDDHGLFAIDVLDPSWFVELLHLTMVYHFHDMIDMLLDCGYEKGTTLFGYGYDFRQSNRYNPLNQHLSGFIWML
- the LOC109762085 gene encoding phospholipase A(1) LCAT3 isoform X4 → MLGAVLRMRLRVLRRHLRLRLHGRRRRRRCRSRRGGGGAAGGEEEGVREPVLLVSGMGGSVLHARRRSDPKFDLRVWVRILLADLEFKKFLWSLYNAKTGYVESLDDDVEIVVPGDDHGLFAIDVLDPSWVELIP
- the LOC109762085 gene encoding phospholipase A(1) LCAT3 isoform X2 yields the protein MLGAVLRMRLRVLRRHLRLRLHGRRRRRRCRSRRGGGGAAGGEEEGVREPVLLVSGMGGSVLHARRRSDPKFDLRVWVRILLADLEFKKFLWSLYNAKTGYVESLDDDVEIVVPGDDHGLFAIDVLDPSWYMRNHWARTGS
- the LOC109762085 gene encoding phospholipase A(1) LCAT3 isoform X3, with protein sequence MLGAVLRMRLRVLRRHLRLRLHGRRRRRRCRSRRGGGGAAGGEEEGVREPVLLVSGMGGSVLHARRRSDPKFDLRVWVRILLADLEFKKFLWSLYNAKTGYVESLDDDVEIVVPGDDHGLFAIDVLDPSWSNDLCSI